The genomic region AGATCGTCCGCCGAGCGGCGGAGTTCGACCATGTCGCCCCGCTCAACGAGGCGAGCCTGCTGGCGATCGCCGAGGGCGACACGCCCCGGGTCGACGTCCAGGTCACGGCCGGGTCCGAGGTCGTCGCGCTGGCGTACGCGGCCGGCGACGCTCCCGTGGAGCTCGTCGTCGACCCTCGCTTCCGCCGAGGTGGACTCGGCCACCGCGTGGCGGCGTCGGTCCTCGACGACGGCGAGACCCGGTTCTGGGCCCACGGTGACCTTCTGCCCGCGCAGAAGCTGGCCCGGCGCCTGGGCCTTCGCGCGGAGCGGACGTTGCTGGTGCTGCGCCGCGAGGACGCACCACCCGTCGACGCGCGCGTGCCCGAGGGCGTCACGATCCGCACGTTCACCGGTGCCGACGCCGAGGCCGTCGTGGCGGTCAATGCACGCGCCTTCGCCTCCCACCCGGAGCAGGGCGCGATGGACCTGGCCGACTTCCGGCGGCGTGCATCCGCTCCGTGGTTCGACCCCGAGGGGCTCTTCGTCGCCGAACGTGACGGCGAGGTCGTGGGCTTCCACTGGACCAAGGTCGACCACGGGATCGGCGAGGTCTACGTCGTGGGCGTCGACCCTGCGGCCCACGGCGGAGGCCTCGGCACCGCCCTGACCGCCCGCGGGCTGCAGCACCTCGACGCCCAGGTGCCGGTCGTCGACCTCTACGTCGAGGCCGACAACACCGCAGCGCTCACGGTGTACCGCCGCCTCGGCTTCACCGAGCAAGCCCGCGACACCCTGTACGCCCGCTGACCCTCCCGCCTGAGCGGTGTGAGAGCCGTCACGGACACCGCTGGGGTGACGGCAGCCTCACCGCCCCCGGCTCCGCGAGCGACCAGGGCGGCAGGAGTCAGGAGAGGCCGCGGTGCAGGGCGGAGGCGATGCGGCCGATGGCGGCGGGGGCGGAACGACCGAACGAGACCATGTTGGCGAAGCCGTGGATCAGTCCCTCCTCGCACTGGTACTCGACCTTCACGCCCGCCGCGCGCATCTTCTCGGCGTAGGCCCGGCCCTCGTCCAGGAGCGGGTCGAAACCGGCTGTGACGACGTAGGCGGGAGCGACGCCCGACACGTCACCGTGCAGGGGCGAGAGCCGCGGATCGGTGCGGTCCTCGTCGCCGGCGAGGTAGTTCTCCTCCGCCTTGTCCATGAAGCCCGTGGTCAGGTAGAAGCCCTCGCCGAAGGTGTGCCGGCTCGGACTGCGCTCGGCGAAGTCGGTGGCGGGGTAGATCAGCAGCTGGAACGCGGGCTGCTGGAGGTCGCCGCCGTCCCCCGCCTCACGCGCGGCCCGCTGGGCCACGACCGCCGCGAGGTTGCCGCCGGCGCTGTCGCCACCGACGGCGATGCGTGCGGGGTCGATGCCCAGGCCGCTCGCACTGTCACGCACCCACTCCCAGGCGGCCCACGCGTCGTCGACCGCAGCCGGGAACTGGGCCTCGGGCGCGAGCCGGTAGTCGACCGCCACGACCCGGACCTGGGCGGACTCCGCCAGGAACCGGCACAGGGCGTCGTGGCTGTCGAGGTCGCCGTAGATCCAGCCGCCACCGTGGAAGAACACCAGCGCCGGTGACGCGCCCGCGAGGTCGTGGGGGGTGTAGAAGCGCAGACCCAGCCGGCTTCCGTCGGGACCGTCGACGACACGGTCGGTGACCGCACCGATCGGTGGGGTGCCACCGATCATCTGCGTGCTGGAACGCAGGATCGTGCGACCGCGCGTGACGCTGACGTCCTCGAGGGCAGGCCCCTCGAGCCGCGCGAGGCGCAGCAGCAGCTGCATCTCGTGGTCGAGGCGCTTGCCGTCGACCAGCACGGAGGACCCTGCGGCCCTGCGGAGGAGAGGGGAGGGCAGACGCATGACGCCGCGCGCCACACCCCCGCGGACCGTGCCGATGACTGCGCCGACGGATGCCATGCGGGCAAGGTACCGCAACCCTCGCCGTTCACCCGTGAGTCATGTTCCCGTGCCACGATGACACCATGGAGAGTGCTGATCTCGACGTCACTGACGTGACGTCGCCGGACGAGTTCGACGTCGACCCGCCCTACGACTCCGAGCGCGGGACGCTCCCCGACCACCGGTTCCTGGATCGCGAGCTCTCCTGGATCTCGTTCAACGAGCGGGTCCTCGAGCTCGCCCAGGACCGCAGCCTCCCGCTGCTCGAGCGGGTCCGCTTCATGGCGATCTTCGCGAGCAACCTCGACGAGTTCTTCATGGTGCGCGTCGCCGGCCTGAAGCGCCGCATCGCGGCGGGGGTCGCGGTGCCCACCGCGAGCGGCCTGCACCCCAAGGAGGTCCTGAAGCGCAGCATCGCCGCCAGCCAGGAGCTGCAACGGAGCCACGCCGACCACCTGCACGAGCACCTCGCGGGCGACCTCGAGGCCGAGGGCATCGAGCTGCTGCGCTGGGACGACCTGACGCCCGACGAGCAGGAGCTCGTCTCCGAGAACTACCGGGCCCGGGTCTTCCCCGTGCTGACCCCGCTCGCCGTCGATCCGGCGCACCCGTTCCCGTACATCTCCGGCCTCTCGCTCAACATGGCCGTGGTGCTGCGCAACCCCGGCACCGGCAAGGACCACTTCGCGCGGGTCAAGGTGCCGCCCATCATCAGCCGCTGGATGGAGGTCGGCCCGCAGCGCTACCTCCCGCTCGAGGACGCGATGGCGGCCCACCTGCACCTGCTGTTCCCCGGCATGGAGATCCTGGCGCACCACACCTTCCGCGTGACGCGCAACGAGGACCTCGAGGTCGAGGAGGACGACGCCGAGAACCTGCTCAAGGCCCTCGAGCAGGAGCTGCTGCGCCGCAAGTTCGGCCCGGCGGTCCGCCTCGAGGTCGAGCCGACCATCGCCGACGAGGTGCTGGAGCTGCTGACGTCCGAGCTCGGGGTGCAGGCCGACGAGGTCGTCCGTCTCTCCGGTCCGCTCGACCTGCGCTCGCTGAACGAGATCGCCGACATCGACCGGCCCGAGCTGCACTTCGAGGCCTTCGTGCCCGGCACGCACGAGCACCTCGCCGAGGTCGAGACCGCCAGCCCCGCCGACCTGTTCAGCGCGCTGCGCAAGCGCGACGTCCTGG from Aeromicrobium sp. Sec7.5 harbors:
- the mshD gene encoding mycothiol synthase — its product is MSESALSEIVRRAAEFDHVAPLNEASLLAIAEGDTPRVDVQVTAGSEVVALAYAAGDAPVELVVDPRFRRGGLGHRVAASVLDDGETRFWAHGDLLPAQKLARRLGLRAERTLLVLRREDAPPVDARVPEGVTIRTFTGADAEAVVAVNARAFASHPEQGAMDLADFRRRASAPWFDPEGLFVAERDGEVVGFHWTKVDHGIGEVYVVGVDPAAHGGGLGTALTARGLQHLDAQVPVVDLYVEADNTAALTVYRRLGFTEQARDTLYAR
- a CDS encoding alpha/beta hydrolase codes for the protein MASVGAVIGTVRGGVARGVMRLPSPLLRRAAGSSVLVDGKRLDHEMQLLLRLARLEGPALEDVSVTRGRTILRSSTQMIGGTPPIGAVTDRVVDGPDGSRLGLRFYTPHDLAGASPALVFFHGGGWIYGDLDSHDALCRFLAESAQVRVVAVDYRLAPEAQFPAAVDDAWAAWEWVRDSASGLGIDPARIAVGGDSAGGNLAAVVAQRAAREAGDGGDLQQPAFQLLIYPATDFAERSPSRHTFGEGFYLTTGFMDKAEENYLAGDEDRTDPRLSPLHGDVSGVAPAYVVTAGFDPLLDEGRAYAEKMRAAGVKVEYQCEEGLIHGFANMVSFGRSAPAAIGRIASALHRGLS
- a CDS encoding RNA degradosome polyphosphate kinase, whose protein sequence is MESADLDVTDVTSPDEFDVDPPYDSERGTLPDHRFLDRELSWISFNERVLELAQDRSLPLLERVRFMAIFASNLDEFFMVRVAGLKRRIAAGVAVPTASGLHPKEVLKRSIAASQELQRSHADHLHEHLAGDLEAEGIELLRWDDLTPDEQELVSENYRARVFPVLTPLAVDPAHPFPYISGLSLNMAVVLRNPGTGKDHFARVKVPPIISRWMEVGPQRYLPLEDAMAAHLHLLFPGMEILAHHTFRVTRNEDLEVEEDDAENLLKALEQELLRRKFGPAVRLEVEPTIADEVLELLTSELGVQADEVVRLSGPLDLRSLNEIADIDRPELHFEAFVPGTHEHLAEVETASPADLFSALRKRDVLVHHPYDSFATSVQRFIEQAAADPKVLAIKMTLYRTSGDSPIIDSLIDAARAGKQVLVLVEIKARFDEQANIRWARKLERAGCHVVYGIVGLKTHCKLALVLRDEPDGLRRYAHIGTGNYNPKTARHYEDLGLLTSNPEITHDLTELFNNLSGFSQQTEYRTLLTAPARLRAGLVERIQREIAHHRAGRDAHIRIKVNSLVDEALIDALYEASIAGVRVDVVVRGICAIRPGVPGLSENIRAVSVLGRFLEHSRVYWFANGGEPEAWIGSADLMHRNLDRRVEVLVRVPTAGHTDRLGQLLAQSADDDTSNWRLTPDGEWERHVGSHDLHQSLIDDSRRRRSRAKG